One part of the Streptomyces ferrugineus genome encodes these proteins:
- a CDS encoding ABC transporter substrate-binding protein, with translation MRLPARRLLPVTAVAAASALLTGCFAGAESTADAAGGKRIRVAMMQPPRSGLSPLSDDAFKLSRWSTAETLVKLDADGDAQPALATTWQQSGRTWTFEIRDGVTFHDGTKLDADAVVRSLTEAATASPKPRILDGVELTAKAAGNKVTVTTATEDPLVPQRLSSPQLSILAAKAYRGRAVDPVGAGTGPFELTKVGGTASATLDRYDAYWGGKAKAPGIDVKFVPDGTARAAALRSGEADIVEAIPVSQAAVLDQDLITEVPMPRTNTLYLNTGKGAFKDASLRAAAREAIDAEAIVKGVYEGRADVAEGLLGPALPWAAELRKPVTRGAEAGRPNGAAITIGTYTDRSEMPEVAATLQQQLQKAGFKVKLDVREYTNIESDALAGRFDAFVLSRATVLDSGDPAAYLYSDFASGGTFNLSQFTDKGVDEALKKASDTEVGDARRAAVIAAEGAVLAADAAVPMLHERVIQGDAAGVVDAAHDPRERALVTVDTHVK, from the coding sequence GTGCGCCTGCCCGCCCGCCGTCTGCTCCCCGTCACCGCCGTCGCCGCGGCCTCCGCACTGCTCACCGGCTGCTTCGCCGGGGCGGAGTCCACTGCGGACGCGGCGGGCGGCAAGCGCATCCGTGTCGCGATGATGCAGCCCCCGCGCTCCGGGCTGTCCCCGCTCTCGGACGACGCGTTCAAGCTGTCCCGCTGGTCGACGGCCGAGACCCTGGTGAAACTGGACGCGGACGGGGACGCCCAGCCCGCGCTCGCCACCACGTGGCAGCAGTCCGGCCGCACCTGGACCTTCGAGATACGCGACGGCGTCACCTTCCACGACGGCACGAAGCTGGACGCGGACGCCGTGGTGCGCTCCCTCACCGAGGCCGCCACCGCGTCCCCGAAGCCCCGCATCCTCGACGGCGTCGAACTGACCGCGAAGGCCGCCGGGAACAAGGTCACCGTCACGACCGCCACCGAGGACCCCCTGGTCCCGCAGCGCCTCAGCTCCCCCCAGCTGTCGATCCTGGCGGCGAAGGCGTACCGCGGCAGGGCGGTCGACCCCGTCGGCGCCGGCACCGGCCCCTTCGAGCTCACGAAGGTGGGCGGCACCGCCTCCGCCACCCTCGACCGCTACGACGCCTACTGGGGCGGCAAGGCCAAGGCCCCCGGCATCGACGTGAAGTTCGTTCCCGACGGCACCGCCCGCGCGGCGGCGCTGCGCAGCGGCGAGGCCGACATCGTCGAGGCGATCCCGGTCTCCCAGGCCGCGGTCCTCGACCAGGACCTGATCACCGAGGTCCCGATGCCGCGCACCAACACCCTCTACCTGAACACCGGGAAGGGCGCCTTCAAGGACGCCTCACTGCGCGCGGCGGCCCGCGAGGCGATCGACGCCGAGGCGATCGTGAAGGGCGTGTACGAGGGGCGCGCCGATGTCGCCGAGGGCCTGCTCGGCCCGGCGCTGCCGTGGGCGGCCGAGCTGCGGAAGCCGGTCACCCGGGGCGCCGAGGCCGGCCGGCCGAACGGCGCCGCGATCACCATCGGGACGTACACCGACCGCTCCGAGATGCCCGAGGTCGCGGCCACGCTGCAGCAGCAGCTCCAGAAGGCCGGGTTCAAGGTGAAGCTCGACGTCCGCGAGTACACCAACATCGAGTCCGACGCCCTCGCGGGCCGGTTCGACGCGTTCGTCCTGTCCCGCGCCACCGTCCTCGACTCCGGCGACCCGGCGGCCTACCTCTACAGCGACTTCGCCTCGGGCGGCACCTTCAACCTGTCGCAGTTCACGGACAAGGGCGTCGACGAGGCCCTGAAGAAGGCCTCCGACACCGAGGTCGGCGACGCCCGCCGCGCGGCGGTCATCGCGGCCGAGGGCGCCGTGCTCGCCGCTGACGCGGCCGTGCCGATGCTCCACGAGCGGGTGATCCAGGGCGACGCGGCCGGGGTCGTGGACGCCGCGCACGACCCGCGTGAGCGTGCGCTCGTCACGGTGGACACCCACGTCAAGTGA
- the pruA gene encoding L-glutamate gamma-semialdehyde dehydrogenase: MDAVTQVPTPVNEPVHGYAPGSPERARLETKLKELAENPVDLPCTIGGEKRMGGGDRFDVVQPHNHKARLGTYGNATQQDAQDAIDAALAAAPAWRAMSFDDRAAIILRAADLLSGPWRETLAASTMLGQSKTAQQAEIDTPCELIDFWRFNVKYARDLLAEQPVANSPGVWNRLDHRPLEGFVYAITPFNFTAIAGNLPTAPALMGNVVVWKPSPTQTHAAVLLMQLLEEAGLPKGVINLVTGDGIEVSKVALEHRDLAGIHFTGSTKTFQYLWKTVGNNIEKYRSYPRIVGETGGKDFVVAHPSADKAVLKTALTRGAFEYQGQKCSATSRAYIPASIWNSGFKEEFAAEVDYITMGDVTDLSNFIGAVIDERAFAKNKAAIDRAKQDASCTIVAGGSYDDSVGYFVRPTVVECSDPENEVFTTEYFGPFLAVHVYEDDKYDEMLEQMESVSAYALTGSVIAGDRAAARYTMDKLRYAAGNFYINDKSTGAVVGQQPFGGGRASGTNDKAGAPQNLMRWTLTRSIKEALVPPTDYTYPHMG, encoded by the coding sequence ATGGACGCTGTGACCCAGGTCCCCACCCCCGTCAACGAGCCGGTGCACGGCTACGCCCCCGGCTCGCCCGAGCGCGCCCGGCTGGAGACCAAGCTCAAGGAGCTCGCCGAGAACCCGGTCGACCTGCCGTGCACCATCGGCGGCGAGAAGCGGATGGGCGGCGGCGACCGGTTCGACGTCGTGCAGCCGCACAACCACAAGGCCCGCCTCGGCACCTACGGCAACGCCACCCAGCAGGACGCCCAGGACGCCATCGACGCGGCCCTCGCCGCCGCGCCGGCCTGGCGCGCGATGTCCTTCGACGACCGCGCCGCGATCATCCTGCGCGCCGCCGACCTGCTGTCCGGCCCGTGGCGCGAGACGCTGGCCGCCTCCACCATGCTCGGCCAGTCCAAGACCGCCCAGCAGGCCGAGATCGACACGCCCTGCGAGCTGATCGACTTCTGGCGCTTCAACGTCAAGTACGCCCGTGACCTGCTCGCCGAGCAGCCGGTCGCCAACTCCCCCGGTGTGTGGAACCGCCTCGACCACCGCCCGCTGGAGGGCTTCGTCTACGCGATCACGCCGTTCAACTTCACGGCGATCGCGGGCAACCTGCCCACGGCCCCGGCGCTCATGGGCAACGTCGTCGTCTGGAAGCCGTCCCCGACCCAGACCCACGCCGCCGTGCTGCTGATGCAGCTCCTGGAGGAGGCCGGTCTGCCCAAGGGCGTCATCAACCTCGTCACCGGCGACGGCATCGAGGTCTCCAAGGTGGCTCTCGAGCACCGCGACCTCGCCGGCATCCACTTCACCGGCTCGACCAAGACCTTCCAGTACCTGTGGAAGACGGTCGGCAACAACATCGAGAAGTACCGCTCCTACCCGCGCATCGTCGGCGAGACCGGCGGCAAGGACTTCGTCGTCGCCCACCCGAGCGCCGACAAGGCGGTGCTGAAGACCGCGCTGACCCGCGGTGCCTTCGAGTACCAGGGCCAGAAGTGCTCCGCGACCTCCCGGGCGTACATCCCGGCCTCGATCTGGAACTCCGGCTTCAAGGAGGAGTTCGCCGCCGAGGTCGACTACATCACCATGGGTGACGTCACCGACCTGTCCAACTTCATCGGCGCCGTCATCGACGAGCGTGCCTTCGCCAAGAACAAGGCCGCCATCGACCGCGCCAAGCAGGACGCGTCCTGCACGATCGTCGCGGGCGGCTCCTACGACGACTCGGTCGGCTACTTCGTCCGCCCGACCGTCGTCGAGTGCTCCGACCCGGAGAACGAGGTCTTCACCACCGAGTACTTCGGCCCGTTCCTCGCCGTGCACGTCTACGAGGACGACAAGTACGACGAGATGCTGGAGCAGATGGAGTCGGTGTCCGCCTATGCCCTGACCGGCTCGGTCATCGCGGGCGACCGCGCGGCGGCGAGGTACACCATGGACAAGCTGCGCTACGCGGCCGGCAACTTCTACATCAACGACAAGTCGACCGGCGCCGTCGTCGGCCAGCAGCCCTTCGGCGGCGGCCGGGCCTCCGGCACCAACGACAAGGCCGGCGCCCCGCAGAACCTGATGCGCTGGACCCTGACCCGCTCCATCAAGGAGGCGCTGGTCCCGCCGACCGACTACACCTACCCGCACATGGGCTGA
- a CDS encoding DUF5988 family protein translates to MNDTAKVFLEGGPDDLPDRIVPTPSPGPDVKIELRNGYEHFRPTSRRADTAEGELPVYEWWERTEMPG, encoded by the coding sequence ATGAACGACACGGCGAAAGTGTTCCTCGAGGGCGGCCCGGACGACCTGCCCGACCGGATCGTGCCCACGCCCTCTCCCGGTCCGGACGTGAAGATCGAGCTGCGCAACGGCTACGAGCACTTCCGGCCGACCTCGCGCCGGGCGGACACCGCCGAGGGCGAGCTCCCCGTGTACGAGTGGTGGGAGCGGACGGAGATGCCGGGCTAG
- a CDS encoding GNAT family N-acetyltransferase, protein MTTTAAAFSVRTAHTADLTPAELRVIRALLDEAFDGDFSDEDFEHGLGGLHALVHDTAGRLVGHGSVIMRRVRHRERWLRVGYVEAVAVRPHVRRCGLGGRVMAELERVVDRAYDAGMLSASDEGAALYAGRGWQVWSGRVCALGLDGVVRLPDEEGSIFVRTALAGPLDPAFELVFDWRDGDVL, encoded by the coding sequence GTGACCACGACCGCAGCCGCCTTCAGCGTGCGCACCGCACACACCGCGGACCTCACCCCCGCCGAACTGCGCGTGATCCGCGCCCTGTTGGACGAGGCCTTCGACGGCGACTTCTCCGACGAGGACTTCGAGCATGGCCTCGGCGGCCTCCACGCCCTCGTCCACGACACCGCCGGGCGGCTCGTCGGGCACGGGTCGGTGATCATGCGGCGGGTGCGGCACCGGGAGCGGTGGCTGCGGGTCGGGTACGTGGAGGCGGTGGCCGTACGGCCGCACGTGCGCCGCTGCGGGCTCGGCGGGCGGGTGATGGCGGAGCTGGAGCGGGTCGTGGACCGGGCCTACGACGCGGGCATGCTCTCCGCCAGCGACGAGGGGGCCGCGCTGTATGCCGGGCGCGGCTGGCAGGTGTGGTCCGGGCGGGTCTGTGCGCTCGGGCTCGACGGGGTCGTCCGGCTGCCCGACGAGGAGGGCAGCATCTTTGTGCGGACCGCGCTCGCCGGGCCGCTGGACCCCGCGTTCGAGCTGGTCTTCGACTGGCGGGACGGCGATGTGCTGTGA
- a CDS encoding proline dehydrogenase family protein, with protein MLGPVILAASRSDRMRRLISAAPVTKQVVDRFIPGETVDEIVPIIRDLSDRGLELTMDVVGEDITRPEQAAAARDAYLALIDRLKELELGDRAEMSVKLSMFGQALEGGHELALANVRPVVEAAAAIGTTVTLDAEDHTTLDSMFAIHEELRKDFPQTGCVIQAYLFRTEADARRLAANGSRVRLVKGAYKEPAEVAYQHKHEIDKAYVRVLRILMEGTGYPMIGSHDPRLISIAQELARRAGRKLDEYEFQMLYGIRSDEHLRLAAEGHRMRVYTAYGTDWYGYFMRRLAEKPANLRFFARSMISKG; from the coding sequence GTGCTGGGTCCCGTGATTCTTGCCGCGTCGCGCAGCGACCGGATGCGACGCCTGATCTCGGCGGCCCCGGTGACCAAGCAGGTCGTCGACCGCTTCATCCCGGGCGAGACGGTCGACGAGATCGTGCCGATCATCCGCGACCTCAGCGACCGGGGCCTGGAGCTGACGATGGACGTCGTCGGCGAGGACATCACCCGACCCGAGCAGGCCGCCGCCGCGCGCGACGCCTACCTGGCGCTCATCGACCGGCTCAAGGAGCTGGAGCTGGGCGACCGGGCCGAGATGTCCGTGAAGCTGTCGATGTTCGGGCAGGCGCTGGAGGGCGGCCATGAACTCGCCCTGGCCAACGTCCGCCCCGTCGTCGAGGCCGCCGCCGCGATCGGCACCACCGTCACCCTCGACGCCGAGGACCACACCACCCTCGACTCGATGTTCGCCATCCACGAGGAGCTGCGGAAGGACTTCCCGCAGACCGGCTGCGTCATCCAGGCCTACCTCTTCCGCACCGAGGCCGACGCCCGCCGCCTCGCCGCGAACGGCAGCCGGGTGCGGCTCGTCAAGGGCGCCTACAAGGAGCCCGCCGAGGTCGCCTACCAGCACAAACACGAGATCGACAAGGCGTACGTCCGGGTCCTGAGGATTCTCATGGAGGGCACCGGGTACCCGATGATCGGCTCCCACGACCCGCGCCTGATCTCCATCGCCCAGGAACTCGCCCGGCGCGCCGGGCGCAAGCTCGACGAGTACGAGTTCCAGATGCTGTACGGGATCAGGAGCGACGAGCACCTCAGGCTGGCCGCTGAGGGCCACCGGATGCGCGTCTACACCGCGTACGGCACCGACTGGTACGGCTATTTCATGCGCCGCCTGGCGGAGAAGCCCGCCAACCTGCGGTTCTTCGCCCGCTCGATGATCAGCAAGGGCTGA
- a CDS encoding ABC transporter permease subunit: MKSAVRKSVSTAALTRIVCLIAVLATVGLLPWLSRRDPALTVLRARSAEQEATEEALSAIREDLGLDAGPLSLLGSWAADLLRGDFGTSWVSGTDVLPSVVAGLQVSLGLMGAALGVAVVLAAALVAPVLVRGRGSAGAFAAMLAAVPEFLLATVALLVCGVWLGWLPTAGWAGPEYLVLPALALGVPAGGLLGRLAADALPAVLDERWVELWRGAGVSRARVAGAALRRVLPPLVPQFGMVAVGLTGGAVAVEMVFAVPGIGRTALGAAKSQDLPLLQGSVLALLLLGLVAGAVAVAVRRRLLGPALRDAGLTLPPVRPVRAHPSIPLTLAAVLGLTIGWGLLRDPYTVNTAARLAAPSWAHPLGTDALGRDVLARLGHGAAATVGTAAAICALSLLVALALGFLPGVATGAADIANALPPVIVGILVAAATGPGTGGAALAVALISWPALSAHAAALVQEVRASAFLTAQRAMGATPLWILTRHVLPSVAGPVARHAILRLPGIALALASLGFLGLGAQPPTPEWGLLLDESRAYVERAPWAALAPAVALALLAGLAVSGAASVQGRRVKRPAPVDRPAPVEQKETSVAV; the protein is encoded by the coding sequence GTGAAGTCCGCCGTACGGAAGTCGGTCAGCACGGCCGCGCTGACCCGGATCGTCTGTCTCATCGCCGTCCTGGCCACGGTGGGCCTGCTCCCCTGGCTCTCCCGCCGGGACCCGGCGCTCACGGTTCTGCGTGCCCGTTCGGCCGAGCAGGAGGCGACCGAGGAGGCCCTCTCCGCGATCCGCGAGGACCTCGGGCTGGACGCCGGTCCCCTGTCCCTGCTGGGGAGTTGGGCCGCCGACCTGCTGCGCGGCGACTTCGGCACCTCCTGGGTGTCGGGGACCGACGTGCTGCCGTCCGTCGTCGCCGGGCTCCAGGTGTCGCTGGGCCTGATGGGCGCGGCCCTCGGCGTGGCGGTCGTGCTGGCCGCCGCGCTGGTGGCGCCGGTGCTGGTGCGGGGGCGGGGGTCGGCCGGGGCGTTCGCCGCGATGCTGGCCGCCGTTCCCGAGTTCCTGCTGGCCACGGTCGCGCTGCTGGTGTGCGGGGTGTGGCTGGGGTGGCTGCCGACGGCCGGCTGGGCGGGCCCCGAGTACCTGGTGCTCCCGGCGCTCGCCCTCGGCGTACCGGCGGGCGGTCTGCTGGGCCGGCTGGCCGCGGACGCGCTGCCCGCCGTACTCGACGAACGGTGGGTGGAGCTGTGGCGGGGCGCCGGGGTGAGCCGGGCCCGGGTCGCCGGGGCGGCGCTGCGGCGCGTACTGCCGCCGCTGGTCCCGCAGTTCGGGATGGTCGCCGTCGGCCTGACCGGTGGCGCGGTCGCGGTGGAGATGGTGTTCGCGGTGCCCGGCATCGGCCGTACCGCGCTCGGCGCGGCCAAGTCGCAGGACCTGCCGCTGCTCCAGGGCTCGGTGCTGGCCCTGCTGCTGCTCGGCCTGGTCGCGGGCGCGGTGGCGGTGGCGGTACGGCGCCGGCTGCTGGGCCCGGCCCTGCGCGACGCGGGGCTGACGCTGCCGCCGGTCCGCCCGGTCCGCGCCCACCCGTCGATCCCGCTGACGCTCGCCGCCGTGCTGGGCCTGACCATCGGCTGGGGTCTGCTGCGCGACCCGTACACGGTGAACACGGCCGCCCGCCTGGCCGCCCCCTCCTGGGCGCACCCGCTCGGCACCGACGCCCTCGGCCGCGACGTCCTCGCCCGGCTCGGCCACGGCGCCGCCGCGACGGTCGGCACGGCCGCCGCCATCTGTGCGCTGAGCCTGCTGGTCGCGCTCGCGCTGGGCTTCCTGCCCGGCGTCGCGACGGGCGCGGCCGACATCGCCAACGCCCTGCCCCCGGTGATCGTCGGCATCCTGGTCGCCGCGGCGACCGGCCCCGGCACCGGGGGCGCGGCCCTCGCGGTCGCGCTGATCTCCTGGCCGGCGCTGTCCGCACACGCGGCGGCTCTGGTGCAGGAGGTGAGGGCATCGGCGTTCCTGACCGCCCAACGGGCCATGGGCGCGACCCCGTTGTGGATCCTCACCCGGCACGTCCTGCCGTCCGTCGCCGGCCCGGTCGCCCGGCACGCCATCCTCCGGCTGCCCGGTATCGCCCTCGCCCTGGCCTCCCTGGGCTTCCTGGGCCTGGGCGCCCAGCCGCCGACGCCCGAGTGGGGCCTGCTGCTGGACGAGTCCCGCGCCTACGTCGAACGGGCCCCCTGGGCGGCCCTCGCCCCGGCCGTGGCGCTGGCCCTGCTGGCGGGGCTGGCGGTGTCGGGAGCGGCGTCCGTGCAGGGCCGGAGGGTGAAGCGACCCGCTCCAGTGGATCGCCCCGCTCCGGTGGAGCAGAAGGAGACCTCCGTTGCCGTCTGA
- a CDS encoding purple acid phosphatase family protein, whose product MDIPDFGIPPRLARRMTMAEQHEYLRTKLTRRRTLVTAGAVAGGLLTGCSGSGSGSGSDTGGPKPSASTLTEVPGSAVAPFGRHLAFGADPKTQMRVSWQVPTAVHKPYVRIGLRPDDLDRGTEAELRDLKTPELAGMRAAVEQYYLHAALDGLRPGTTYYYGVGHQGFDPASPGNRATIASFRTAPASPPERFVFTAFGDQGVGTHAAGNDRALLRLDPAFHLHAGDICYANPTGKGKDTDTFRADMWDEFLKQTESVAKSVPWMVTTGNHDMEAWYSPDGYGGQLARFSLPDNGFDPRTAPGVYAFTYGNVGVVALDANDVSYEIPANFGYSEGQQTRWLDRKLGELRADGSVDFVVVYFHHCAYSTSTHASDGGIRAEWVPLFARHEVDLVINGHNHVYERTDAIKNGEVGRPVPIGATTDPRRDGIVYVTAGGGGKDLYGFPKGVEESYEGHLAGRESVDSFTWTRSRDTRAESVEWSRVRYRGFSFLSVEAESGAKPRLTVSALTPDGERVDHFEVRRG is encoded by the coding sequence ATGGACATCCCTGACTTCGGCATCCCGCCCCGGCTGGCCCGCCGTATGACCATGGCGGAACAGCACGAGTACCTGCGTACGAAACTGACCCGGCGTCGCACGCTGGTGACGGCCGGCGCGGTGGCGGGCGGGCTGCTCACGGGCTGTTCGGGGTCGGGTTCGGGGTCGGGATCGGACACCGGTGGGCCGAAGCCCTCCGCGTCCACCCTCACCGAGGTGCCGGGCTCCGCCGTCGCACCCTTCGGCCGCCATCTCGCCTTCGGCGCCGACCCGAAGACCCAGATGCGGGTCTCCTGGCAGGTGCCGACCGCGGTGCACAAGCCGTACGTCCGGATCGGGCTGCGCCCGGACGACCTGGACCGCGGGACCGAGGCGGAGCTGCGCGACCTGAAGACCCCGGAGCTGGCGGGGATGCGCGCGGCGGTCGAGCAGTACTACCTGCACGCGGCCCTGGACGGTCTGCGGCCGGGCACGACGTACTACTACGGCGTCGGCCACCAGGGCTTCGACCCGGCGTCCCCGGGGAACCGGGCCACGATCGCCTCCTTCCGCACGGCGCCCGCGTCCCCGCCCGAGCGGTTCGTGTTCACCGCGTTCGGCGACCAGGGCGTCGGCACGCACGCGGCCGGCAACGACCGCGCCCTGCTGCGCCTGGACCCCGCCTTCCATCTGCACGCCGGGGACATCTGCTACGCGAACCCGACCGGCAAGGGCAAGGACACCGACACCTTCCGGGCGGACATGTGGGACGAGTTCCTCAAGCAGACGGAGTCGGTGGCGAAGTCGGTGCCGTGGATGGTGACGACCGGCAACCACGACATGGAGGCCTGGTACTCGCCGGACGGCTACGGCGGCCAGCTCGCCCGCTTCTCGCTCCCGGACAACGGCTTCGACCCGCGCACGGCGCCGGGGGTGTACGCGTTCACCTACGGCAATGTCGGGGTGGTCGCGCTGGACGCGAACGATGTGTCGTACGAGATCCCCGCCAACTTCGGCTACTCGGAGGGGCAGCAGACCAGGTGGCTGGACCGCAAGCTCGGCGAGCTGCGGGCCGACGGCTCGGTCGACTTCGTCGTCGTCTACTTCCACCACTGTGCCTACTCGACGTCGACGCACGCCTCCGACGGGGGCATTCGCGCCGAGTGGGTGCCGCTGTTCGCCCGGCACGAGGTCGACCTGGTGATCAACGGGCACAACCATGTGTACGAGCGGACGGACGCCATCAAGAACGGCGAGGTCGGCAGGCCGGTGCCGATCGGTGCGACGACGGACCCGAGGCGGGACGGGATCGTGTACGTCACGGCGGGCGGCGGCGGCAAGGACCTGTACGGCTTCCCGAAGGGCGTCGAGGAGAGCTACGAGGGCCATCTCGCCGGTCGGGAGTCGGTCGACTCCTTCACGTGGACCAGGTCACGCGACACCCGGGCGGAGAGCGTCGAGTGGTCGCGGGTGCGCTACCGGGGCTTCTCCTTCCTCTCCGTGGAGGCGGAGAGCGGCGCGAAGCCCCGGCTGACGGTGTCGGCGCTGACCCCGGACGGCGAGCGCGTCGACCACTTCGAGGTGCGGCGCGGCTGA
- a CDS encoding alpha/beta fold hydrolase yields MTVTTDDGVRLWASASGRGEPLVLCHGGPGLWDMFEDVAALLDDLATVIRWDQRGCGRSERCAGPWTTERFVADLDAVRRHFGPARMALLGHSWGAQLALAYALAHPERVSTLVYVAGTGIDPVTDWHPAYEERLLARLGEDPERLARWQELPKDDPERAVLQWSAEFEDRARAPEHAARMADPWFGINTECNTALNAEVRHGWGTPELYAACRALDLPVLIVDGAGDIRPRSAVDSLERTLPRADRVTLPDAGHLPWVEDPKGFREAVATALR; encoded by the coding sequence ATGACGGTGACGACGGACGACGGCGTACGACTGTGGGCGAGCGCGTCCGGCCGGGGCGAGCCGCTGGTGCTGTGCCACGGCGGGCCCGGGCTGTGGGACATGTTCGAGGACGTGGCCGCGCTGCTCGACGACCTGGCCACGGTGATCCGCTGGGACCAGCGCGGCTGCGGCCGCTCCGAGCGATGCGCGGGGCCCTGGACGACCGAGCGGTTCGTGGCCGACCTGGACGCCGTACGGCGGCACTTCGGGCCGGCGCGCATGGCGCTGCTCGGGCATTCCTGGGGTGCGCAGCTGGCGCTCGCCTACGCGCTGGCGCACCCGGAGCGGGTGAGCACGCTGGTGTACGTGGCCGGAACCGGCATCGACCCCGTCACCGACTGGCACCCGGCCTACGAGGAGCGGCTCCTCGCGCGGCTGGGCGAGGATCCCGAACGGCTCGCCCGCTGGCAGGAGTTGCCCAAGGACGACCCGGAGCGCGCGGTGCTCCAGTGGTCCGCCGAGTTCGAGGACCGCGCGCGGGCGCCGGAGCACGCGGCGCGGATGGCCGACCCGTGGTTCGGCATCAACACCGAGTGCAACACGGCCCTGAACGCCGAGGTCCGACACGGCTGGGGCACCCCCGAGCTGTACGCCGCCTGCCGCGCCCTGGACCTGCCCGTGCTCATCGTCGACGGGGCCGGCGACATCCGGCCACGCTCGGCGGTCGACTCGCTGGAGCGGACGCTGCCGAGGGCGGACCGGGTGACCCTGCCCGACGCCGGGCACCTGCCCTGGGTGGAGGACCCGAAGGGCTTCCGGGAAGCGGTGGCGACCGCGCTCCGGTGA
- a CDS encoding PucR family transcriptional regulator, whose protein sequence is MRENAQVAADYKGDYQELVDEISELLGAPATLENRDFELIAFGAYDTEDELDASALDPVRTRSILTRRSTAAVRTWFEGFGITRATGPVRIPRTPEAGVYRGRICLPVRHRGVVRGYVWLLDTDPGPTERQLAAAMEVTARIGSLLADEAQHGADLSRELRAVLTAERGWQGDMAVAELRTALGSRADGVHTVLCVAPWPSADPDDAPSVRTVPHATALCTIPWGLTGQSLAVLVRLRSPEVHTAALAAASRLLKETPAAGPPARVAAGFGEPRTGLTELGTVWQEASAAARAALAEPRLGPVAEWSRIGPYRLLTSLAPGTVHDPAVAPLLSPAHHELARTAEVYLDCAGQAGRTAAALGIHRQTLYYRLSRVEQLTGLDLDDGEDRLLLHMALKGARL, encoded by the coding sequence ATGCGGGAGAATGCCCAAGTGGCAGCCGATTACAAGGGTGACTACCAGGAGCTCGTCGACGAGATCTCGGAGCTCCTGGGCGCCCCCGCGACACTGGAGAACCGGGACTTCGAGCTGATCGCCTTCGGCGCCTACGACACCGAGGACGAGCTCGACGCGTCGGCCCTGGACCCCGTGCGCACCCGCTCGATCCTCACGCGCCGCTCGACGGCGGCCGTACGGACCTGGTTCGAGGGCTTCGGCATCACACGGGCGACCGGCCCGGTGCGGATCCCGCGCACTCCGGAGGCCGGGGTGTACCGCGGACGCATCTGTCTGCCGGTACGCCACAGGGGTGTCGTCCGCGGTTACGTCTGGCTCCTGGACACCGATCCGGGCCCGACCGAGCGGCAGCTCGCCGCCGCGATGGAGGTGACCGCGAGGATCGGCTCGCTGCTCGCGGACGAGGCGCAGCACGGCGCGGACCTCAGCCGGGAGCTGCGGGCGGTGCTGACCGCGGAGCGGGGCTGGCAGGGCGACATGGCGGTGGCCGAGCTGCGCACGGCCCTGGGCTCGCGCGCGGACGGCGTCCATACGGTGCTCTGCGTGGCCCCCTGGCCCTCGGCCGACCCCGACGACGCCCCGTCGGTGCGGACGGTGCCGCACGCGACCGCGCTGTGCACCATCCCATGGGGGCTGACGGGCCAGAGCCTCGCGGTCCTGGTACGGCTGCGCTCGCCCGAGGTGCACACGGCGGCGCTGGCGGCGGCGTCCCGGCTGCTGAAGGAGACCCCGGCGGCGGGGCCGCCCGCCCGAGTTGCGGCCGGTTTCGGCGAACCGCGCACCGGCCTCACCGAGCTGGGCACCGTCTGGCAGGAGGCGTCGGCCGCGGCCCGCGCGGCGCTGGCGGAACCGCGGCTCGGCCCGGTGGCCGAGTGGTCGCGCATCGGCCCGTACCGCCTGCTGACCTCCCTCGCCCCGGGCACGGTCCACGACCCCGCGGTCGCCCCGCTCCTCTCCCCCGCCCACCACGAACTCGCCCGCACCGCCGAGGTCTATCTCGACTGCGCGGGCCAGGCCGGCCGCACGGCCGCCGCACTCGGCATCCACCGCCAGACCTTGTACTACCGCCTCTCCCGGGTCGAGCAACTCACCGGCCTTGACCTGGACGACGGGGAGGACCGGCTGCTGCTGCACATGGCGTTGAAGGGGGCGCGGCTGTAG